A portion of the bacterium genome contains these proteins:
- a CDS encoding carboxypeptidase regulatory-like domain-containing protein, whose translation MYQLREFRFLQKTVIGLILLSASALCPSFVFAQADSYTFSISVTEEVNGETVGVSGVTMYGTRGFPAGGSFTDPSGTFSFNIFELDSLLDATVFFFKEGYSFSPASIELSDCPDGICTISATRNTENQNQLVRVIVLDEQGDGVQAAPVWLLGTPHGCERHTDETGTAVFSIPQRAIAYCSDIDQETANDFYHAFLASPTGADLRLERLGASQSALCIQSGSPGHLPRDVVVRAFTGRNTPPREPLPEGTYRLNAHDREGDPMLIGFWLPQIARVINAGTTFELSSYGLSPQQPLSAIPESSRYVLTPSDLILSKTTCPNGYCDFSARTLGTPSLRTTIQILDTNQSPVSGIRISIQDPYRCEERTYRTTNKDGEVHLSLSPRDCSTPDNAIRFLPQDTRYSFTNQNSFSLCPQISGYREEVTALAKPPASERIVRGTVLNSLSAPFSRVLIYVNGVAQAISREDGTYTVTLPHNTPSTISAQYDGVIFDKEVDIPPSVEEITGLHFRMVATKAGKPFEETPPSCSPHNGAFSVSGIVMDEAGNRVSGATLYNGESALTTTREDGTYSFSIPQGESLWIRAEYIRDGSEVTFTPAAIADPVLSCNKDDFNFQITNDYSFLLTGKVTNRDTNVPLADMPITLIVDGAQESTTTNEEGIYVFFSDGDQWSITPDQANYICDSPQTRSGTVDRNFTDLDFTCVFDQCPNDPEKALPGECGCGISEDDSDQDGIPDCNDGCVNDPGKSSPGECGCGVADKDTDGDGILDCNDSCPTDSNKSEPGICGCGILDTDTDNDGILDCNDRCKEDPLKNEPGLCGCGEADTDSDNDGTPDCTDQCAQDPNKSAAGQCGCGSSDTDTDGDGVADCIDQCVNDPRKSEPEQCGCGIPDTDRDGDGTPDCNDQCSDNPYKITPGICGCDTRDTDIDGDGVLDCQEECPSDPLKLTPGLCGCGFFDTDTDSDGTPDCNDLCATDPNKTTPGQCGCLRVDTDTDGDGTPDCYDQCVEDPEKASPGQCGCGIPDTDTDGDGVSDCVDQCVNDVGKVAPGQCGCGTADTDSDNDQTADCLDECPNDASKLAPGECGCGIPDRDTDRDGTLDCREECPFDPLKLLPGICGCGSADIDTDGDGFLDCQEECPSDALKTTPGICGCGVLDTDSDGDGTPDCNDQCVSDPDKTSPGQCGCGSSEMDSDGDGVADCIDQCITDPEKSSPGQCGCGAPETDSDNDNVADCIDQCPNDRTKQAPGICGCGVLDSDQDQDGTVDCQEQCPYDPLKTSPGICGCGIPDGDSDGDGIPDCQEQCPADPQKLFPGLCGCGTSDTDSDSDGIPDCQDLCSSDPTKGEPGQCGCGVSDSDTDGDGVADCNDLCIADPAKDSPGICGCGTPDLDNDGDDTPNCLDLCTDDPAKTLPGICGCGVQDTDSDRDGLYDCQEACPFDPRKQEPGVCGCGVVDTDFDGDGVANCIDQCPLDNAKIEPGICGCGAEDTDENNNGLMDCVEEPISIEALCVGTTPDGDASLSTMEVISDICWKVTNPNPISYTTLATKLVWESSPVPLVLAPLHEEIICRQISPHSTLQLMEDGLVINENSHPLVTCGATPSEVSVTIELYGRNGKPLTPRQIRRLERAELLVKARELKTSERYNWQIEDPYYGTFSVKQGSWRFKLTGKGASITSRPRLFRFKELNDSVELRWAIRGWGKMFRNSDAGR comes from the coding sequence TTGTATCAGTTGAGAGAATTCCGTTTTCTTCAGAAGACCGTTATAGGTCTTATTCTTCTTAGTGCTTCAGCACTGTGCCCATCATTCGTGTTCGCTCAGGCTGATTCATACACTTTTTCAATCTCAGTCACAGAGGAGGTGAATGGAGAAACCGTGGGAGTTTCTGGGGTCACCATGTATGGCACTCGTGGATTTCCGGCTGGAGGCTCATTTACCGACCCCTCAGGCACCTTCTCCTTTAATATTTTTGAGTTGGACTCTCTTCTTGATGCGACGGTTTTCTTCTTCAAAGAAGGCTACAGCTTTTCACCAGCCTCAATAGAACTCTCTGATTGTCCCGATGGAATTTGCACCATCTCTGCCACCAGAAACACTGAGAACCAAAACCAACTCGTAAGAGTGATCGTATTAGACGAGCAGGGAGACGGGGTGCAGGCTGCCCCTGTTTGGCTCCTTGGAACACCGCATGGGTGTGAAAGACATACAGACGAGACAGGAACGGCAGTATTTTCGATCCCCCAGAGAGCAATTGCTTATTGCAGCGATATAGACCAGGAAACCGCAAACGACTTTTATCATGCATTTCTTGCCTCACCTACCGGAGCAGATCTCAGGCTTGAGCGGCTGGGTGCGTCACAAAGCGCGCTTTGCATACAGAGTGGAAGCCCTGGGCATCTTCCGCGAGATGTTGTAGTACGAGCCTTCACAGGACGGAACACTCCGCCAAGAGAACCCCTTCCCGAAGGAACTTATCGACTCAATGCCCACGATCGAGAGGGAGACCCTATGCTAATCGGTTTTTGGCTCCCACAAATTGCCCGTGTCATAAACGCCGGGACAACATTTGAACTCTCTTCTTATGGCTTAAGCCCTCAGCAGCCCCTGAGCGCTATCCCCGAATCCAGTCGTTATGTTTTAACTCCCTCAGACCTCATTCTCAGCAAAACCACCTGTCCGAATGGCTACTGTGATTTCTCAGCACGGACCCTTGGAACACCATCTTTACGGACCACCATTCAAATCCTCGATACGAATCAATCCCCTGTCTCTGGAATTAGAATCTCGATTCAGGATCCATATCGGTGTGAAGAACGCACCTATCGAACAACCAATAAGGATGGAGAAGTTCATTTGAGTCTCAGTCCCAGAGACTGCTCTACTCCTGACAATGCTATTCGATTCTTGCCCCAAGATACTCGCTATTCATTTACCAATCAGAATAGCTTCTCGTTATGCCCCCAAATATCGGGATATCGAGAAGAAGTCACTGCTCTTGCTAAACCCCCCGCTTCCGAACGGATCGTACGTGGCACCGTGTTGAATTCACTTTCCGCTCCTTTCTCTCGGGTCTTGATTTATGTAAATGGCGTTGCCCAGGCCATTTCGAGAGAAGATGGCACGTACACCGTGACCTTACCGCACAATACGCCATCAACAATTTCTGCACAGTATGATGGTGTTATCTTCGATAAGGAAGTCGATATTCCTCCCTCGGTAGAAGAGATAACAGGTTTACATTTTCGAATGGTTGCTACAAAAGCGGGGAAACCATTTGAAGAAACTCCCCCCTCCTGCTCCCCTCACAATGGGGCGTTCTCAGTCAGTGGAATTGTTATGGATGAGGCTGGAAATCGAGTCTCTGGCGCAACTCTTTATAATGGAGAAAGCGCACTGACGACCACTAGAGAAGATGGAACCTACTCTTTCTCGATTCCCCAAGGAGAATCTCTCTGGATCCGCGCAGAGTACATTCGAGATGGCTCAGAGGTCACCTTCACCCCTGCAGCAATTGCCGATCCCGTGCTGAGTTGTAACAAAGATGACTTCAACTTTCAGATAACAAACGACTACAGCTTTCTTCTCACGGGAAAGGTTACCAATCGAGACACAAACGTTCCTCTAGCAGATATGCCCATAACACTCATCGTAGACGGCGCGCAGGAATCGACTACCACCAATGAAGAAGGAATATATGTCTTTTTTAGCGATGGTGACCAGTGGAGCATAACACCAGACCAGGCAAATTATATCTGTGATTCACCTCAAACTCGTTCGGGCACCGTAGACCGGAACTTTACCGATCTTGATTTCACGTGTGTATTCGATCAGTGCCCGAATGATCCTGAAAAAGCACTCCCTGGAGAATGTGGTTGTGGAATCTCAGAGGACGATAGCGACCAAGATGGAATCCCAGATTGTAACGATGGATGCGTAAATGACCCTGGGAAAAGCTCGCCTGGGGAATGTGGTTGTGGGGTTGCAGACAAGGATACTGACGGTGATGGCATTCTTGATTGCAACGATAGCTGTCCTACGGATAGTAACAAGAGCGAACCCGGAATATGTGGATGTGGAATTTTAGATACCGACACTGACAACGATGGCATTCTTGATTGTAATGATCGGTGCAAAGAGGATCCATTAAAGAACGAACCTGGCTTATGTGGCTGCGGAGAGGCAGATACCGATAGTGATAATGACGGCACGCCAGATTGTACGGACCAATGTGCTCAAGATCCCAATAAAAGCGCGGCAGGGCAATGTGGCTGTGGTTCAAGCGACACAGATACCGATGGGGATGGCGTCGCGGATTGTATTGATCAGTGTGTCAATGATCCAAGAAAAAGCGAACCCGAACAGTGTGGTTGTGGAATTCCAGATACCGATCGTGATGGTGACGGAACTCCTGATTGCAACGATCAGTGCTCTGATAATCCATACAAAATAACACCTGGTATTTGTGGATGCGATACGCGTGACACTGATATAGATGGAGATGGAGTGCTTGACTGTCAAGAAGAGTGTCCAAGTGATCCGTTAAAATTAACACCGGGGCTATGTGGATGTGGCTTTTTCGATACAGACACTGATAGTGATGGAACACCAGATTGCAATGACCTCTGTGCGACCGATCCCAACAAAACCACACCTGGCCAGTGCGGATGTCTGAGGGTTGATACCGATACCGATGGAGATGGCACTCCCGATTGTTATGACCAGTGTGTTGAGGATCCTGAAAAAGCCTCCCCTGGGCAGTGTGGATGTGGAATTCCTGATACTGATACCGATGGTGATGGGGTATCAGATTGTGTCGACCAGTGCGTAAATGACGTCGGGAAAGTTGCTCCAGGGCAGTGTGGATGCGGAACCGCTGATACCGACAGCGACAATGATCAAACTGCAGATTGCCTTGATGAGTGTCCGAATGATGCTTCAAAGCTGGCTCCTGGGGAGTGTGGCTGTGGAATACCGGATAGAGACACCGACCGAGACGGAACCCTTGACTGTCGAGAGGAGTGTCCTTTCGATCCGCTTAAACTCTTGCCTGGCATCTGTGGCTGCGGTTCGGCGGATATTGATACTGATGGTGATGGATTTCTTGATTGTCAGGAAGAATGTCCCAGCGATGCACTCAAAACAACACCAGGCATTTGTGGCTGTGGAGTGCTAGACACTGATTCCGATGGAGATGGGACTCCAGACTGCAATGACCAATGCGTAAGCGATCCAGATAAAACCTCTCCAGGACAGTGTGGATGCGGCTCGTCTGAGATGGACTCCGATGGCGATGGAGTGGCGGATTGTATCGACCAATGCATTACCGACCCTGAGAAGAGCTCCCCAGGACAGTGTGGATGCGGTGCACCTGAGACAGATTCTGATAATGATAACGTGGCGGATTGCATTGATCAGTGCCCGAATGATCGAACGAAGCAAGCGCCTGGGATTTGTGGATGTGGAGTTCTTGATTCCGATCAGGACCAGGACGGGACGGTAGACTGCCAGGAGCAGTGTCCGTATGATCCGCTAAAAACGTCTCCTGGGATCTGTGGTTGTGGAATTCCTGATGGCGACTCAGACGGGGATGGGATCCCTGACTGTCAGGAGCAATGTCCAGCCGATCCACAGAAGCTCTTCCCGGGTCTATGTGGCTGTGGCACGTCTGACACCGACAGTGATAGCGACGGTATTCCCGACTGTCAGGACCTCTGTAGTAGTGATCCGACCAAGGGAGAGCCTGGTCAATGTGGATGCGGAGTAAGTGATAGTGATACTGATGGTGATGGAGTGGCTGACTGCAACGACCTATGTATCGCAGATCCAGCGAAAGATTCGCCAGGGATTTGTGGATGCGGCACTCCAGATCTCGACAATGATGGAGATGATACACCAAACTGTTTAGACCTCTGCACGGATGATCCAGCAAAAACGCTTCCTGGAATATGTGGATGTGGAGTACAAGATACCGATAGTGACAGAGATGGTTTGTATGATTGTCAGGAAGCGTGTCCCTTTGACCCCAGAAAACAAGAGCCGGGAGTTTGCGGATGCGGAGTAGTAGATACAGACTTTGACGGAGATGGAGTGGCAAACTGCATCGACCAATGTCCACTCGATAACGCGAAAATAGAACCGGGCATCTGTGGCTGCGGCGCTGAAGATACAGATGAGAATAACAATGGCTTGATGGATTGTGTCGAAGAGCCTATCTCCATTGAGGCGCTGTGTGTTGGCACTACCCCAGATGGAGACGCTTCGCTCTCAACGATGGAGGTCATCTCTGATATCTGCTGGAAAGTAACAAATCCAAACCCGATCTCTTACACGACTTTAGCAACAAAACTCGTATGGGAATCCTCTCCAGTTCCTCTGGTTCTTGCTCCACTCCATGAAGAGATCATTTGTCGACAAATAAGTCCTCACTCAACACTTCAACTCATGGAAGATGGGCTAGTTATCAACGAAAATTCGCATCCACTCGTAACGTGTGGCGCAACGCCTTCTGAAGTTTCGGTCACCATTGAGTTATACGGAAGAAATGGAAAACCGCTCACTCCAAGACAAATTCGAAGACTCGAACGAGCAGAGCTTCTTGTGAAGGCGCGAGAGCTCAAGACTTCGGAGCGATATAATTGGCAAATCGAAGACCCCTACTACGGGACATTCTCCGTGAAACAAGGCAGCTGGCGTTTCAAGCTGACAGGGAAAGGCGCTTCGATCACCTCAAGACCGCGACTATTTCGCTTTAAAGAACTGAATGACTCTGTAGAACTTCGATGGGCCATCCGTGGATGGGGCAAAATGTTCCGTAATAGTGATGCGGGGAGATAG
- a CDS encoding cold-shock protein yields MSKGKVKWFNSEKGFGFIEQENGDDLFVHINEVQGDSLQEGDIVEFEIGEGRKGPCATQVTVSQ; encoded by the coding sequence ATGAGCAAAGGAAAAGTGAAGTGGTTTAATTCTGAGAAAGGGTTCGGCTTTATTGAGCAAGAAAACGGAGACGACCTTTTTGTTCATATCAACGAAGTTCAAGGAGACTCACTTCAAGAGGGTGACATTGTTGAATTTGAAATTGGTGAGGGACGCAAAGGTCCTTGTGCCACGCAGGTAACGGTTTCTCAGTAG
- a CDS encoding DUF541 domain-containing protein — protein MTEKTAFATLISNVTTPALTIFACCVISVSTLFSPVTVLSEPPLNTGHLNTQRHRHIEVSGQCLTKVEPDRGSIQVSSASTANEPSKASERTVQDHRRLKEQIKALRLKDFFSETENFHIGEQCTYHNGKKECQGFKATMTTRFESAEIDRLGEVIGVASKENVYAVSGLRLSVSPERMQKEREKCLVTAARNAQEKAKKIAYGAGVSLGEMISMSEHDVPQEYAPMYDSFSQSKRVLALESQAAPEIESRPVDVRVEVRALYDIE, from the coding sequence ATGACAGAAAAAACTGCCTTTGCGACGTTAATAAGTAATGTCACAACACCTGCTCTCACCATCTTCGCTTGTTGCGTAATTTCAGTGAGCACTCTCTTTAGCCCAGTTACGGTCCTTTCCGAGCCCCCCTTAAATACTGGGCACCTGAATACTCAGCGACACAGACACATTGAAGTAAGCGGTCAATGTCTTACAAAAGTTGAACCAGATAGAGGAAGTATTCAAGTAAGCTCTGCTTCTACAGCCAACGAGCCAAGCAAAGCATCTGAACGGACTGTGCAGGATCACCGGCGACTAAAAGAGCAGATCAAAGCGTTACGACTTAAGGACTTTTTCAGTGAGACTGAGAACTTTCACATTGGGGAGCAGTGTACTTATCACAACGGCAAAAAGGAATGTCAGGGATTTAAAGCAACAATGACAACACGTTTTGAAAGTGCTGAAATTGATCGACTTGGGGAAGTTATTGGAGTTGCTTCAAAAGAAAATGTCTATGCGGTATCAGGACTCAGACTGAGTGTCTCACCTGAACGTATGCAAAAAGAGCGTGAAAAGTGTCTGGTGACCGCGGCTAGAAATGCTCAGGAGAAAGCGAAGAAAATAGCATACGGTGCGGGCGTATCACTTGGAGAAATGATTTCGATGAGTGAACACGATGTGCCTCAGGAATATGCACCGATGTACGACAGTTTTTCTCAATCAAAGAGAGTCTTGGCTCTTGAAAGTCAGGCCGCTCCAGAGATTGAGTCGCGGCCAGTTGATGTACGAGTAGAGGTAAGAGCTCTCTATGATATCGAGTGA
- a CDS encoding D-tyrosyl-tRNA(Tyr) deacylase, translating into MRVLLQRVLQAKVEILPASHEGEESKALSSRKYTSGSIGQGLLLFVGFSKEDSDAKIIPMRDKLLGLRVFPNEEGKFDRSVLDIRGGEILIVSQFTLFGDCRKGRRPDFFRAMEPERAEKLYHTFVEAFQHSGIPTQTGEFGADMEVSLVNDGPVTLMLEN; encoded by the coding sequence ATGAGAGTCCTACTACAAAGAGTATTGCAAGCAAAAGTAGAGATCCTTCCTGCATCTCATGAAGGAGAAGAGTCAAAAGCTCTTTCATCAAGAAAATATACGAGCGGCTCGATAGGACAAGGTCTTCTTCTGTTTGTCGGTTTCTCTAAAGAAGATTCCGATGCCAAGATAATACCGATGCGAGACAAGCTTCTCGGACTGCGGGTCTTCCCGAATGAAGAAGGCAAGTTTGATCGGTCAGTGCTTGATATTCGTGGGGGAGAAATCCTTATCGTTTCACAATTCACTCTCTTTGGAGATTGCCGAAAAGGACGAAGACCAGATTTCTTTAGAGCAATGGAGCCTGAAAGAGCTGAAAAACTCTACCATACCTTCGTAGAGGCCTTTCAACACTCAGGCATTCCAACGCAAACAGGGGAATTCGGGGCAGATATGGAAGTTTCACTGGTGAATGATGGTCCCGTTACCCTCATGCTTGAGAATTAA
- a CDS encoding DMT family transporter encodes MRSLSRHSSSLGILCMLGAGLGFAMMVAFVKAAATSVPVPQIVCIRSAVTALTVSLLMLFQGIPFRGQNTPLLFLRALLGSIAMGLSFYSTSVIPLVDMSVIIKTSVLFTAIFAALWLQERPTRNLLLYSLLGFIGIALIIKPTGNVLALGGLAALGAAVVIGLIGVVIRKLQQTEHSYMIVFVYTATATVGYGLFFGSSFTKLDHAELFYVLGAGVVGTIAQLLFTLAYKYGAASEVSPFLYSETLFAALFGALYFQEFPDLLTVLGAMLTIISGITIARGSREKKALESA; translated from the coding sequence ATGAGGTCGTTATCCCGCCATTCAAGCTCCCTTGGCATCCTGTGCATGTTGGGTGCAGGCCTTGGCTTTGCCATGATGGTCGCATTTGTAAAGGCCGCTGCTACAAGCGTTCCTGTCCCACAAATTGTATGTATCCGCTCTGCAGTAACCGCGCTCACCGTGTCTCTATTGATGCTCTTCCAAGGAATCCCTTTCCGGGGCCAGAACACTCCACTGCTCTTCCTGCGCGCCCTCCTTGGAAGTATTGCGATGGGGCTTTCTTTCTATTCGACTTCTGTTATTCCCCTTGTTGATATGTCTGTTATTATAAAAACCTCTGTACTGTTCACCGCTATTTTTGCAGCTCTCTGGCTACAAGAGCGCCCTACAAGAAACTTACTGCTCTATAGTCTCCTTGGCTTTATTGGCATCGCACTGATTATCAAACCAACTGGCAACGTGCTTGCACTGGGAGGACTTGCGGCACTGGGTGCAGCTGTCGTAATTGGATTAATAGGAGTCGTGATACGAAAACTACAACAGACAGAGCATTCTTACATGATCGTGTTTGTTTATACTGCGACAGCAACCGTTGGATATGGATTATTCTTTGGCTCTTCATTCACGAAACTCGATCATGCAGAGCTCTTTTATGTCCTTGGAGCAGGAGTTGTGGGAACAATCGCTCAGCTCCTGTTTACCCTTGCATATAAATACGGCGCTGCCAGTGAAGTCTCTCCTTTCCTCTATTCAGAAACTCTCTTTGCCGCTCTCTTTGGAGCTCTCTATTTTCAGGAGTTTCCCGACCTGCTCACCGTTCTTGGGGCGATGCTCACAATCATCTCAGGGATTACCATTGCTCGAGGCTCGCGAGAAAAGAAAGCGCTAGAGAGCGCGTGA
- a CDS encoding DEAD/DEAH box helicase, giving the protein MTFASYGLNKLLVDNTGELNYTEPTPIQEQAIPLIMEGSDVIGLAQTGTGKTAAFALPMIDRLMLSERSRAPRALIVAPTRELAEQIFQACRQLGKGSGISGVTMYGGTAMRPQLRALERGVDVVIGCPGRILDHLERGTFDPTNLEMVVFDEADQMFDMGFFPVIRRIKEFLPTQRQTLLFTATMPKEIKSLAEEIVTNAKTIKIGKTGLSKTVSHNMYSVADSQKRELLLELIKDSSVGSAIVFTRTKRRAKAIDDLMSSSGVAVTSLQGNLSQAKRQRAIDGFRSGKFKVLIATDIAARGIDISQVSHVINFDMPDTVEAYTHRTGRTGRAERLGDAISFVTSGDRRMLKRIQGNLRISMKEIQMPVSIQGAKKRKPNSASGRASHLPSSGRSAQRRPSASSKRRPQSARRRNVKGGAGRRRAS; this is encoded by the coding sequence ATGACCTTTGCCAGTTACGGGTTGAATAAACTGCTCGTGGATAACACCGGAGAGCTGAACTACACGGAGCCCACTCCGATACAAGAGCAAGCAATTCCATTAATAATGGAAGGCTCAGATGTTATTGGGCTTGCACAAACAGGAACGGGAAAGACCGCAGCGTTTGCACTCCCAATGATCGACAGGCTCATGCTTTCTGAGCGATCTCGTGCGCCGCGAGCTCTTATTGTTGCACCTACCCGCGAATTAGCAGAGCAGATCTTTCAAGCGTGTCGGCAGCTTGGAAAAGGCTCTGGAATTTCTGGTGTGACGATGTATGGGGGAACAGCAATGCGGCCTCAGCTTCGTGCGCTGGAAAGAGGAGTGGATGTAGTTATTGGGTGTCCAGGGAGAATCCTTGACCATTTAGAGCGAGGCACTTTCGACCCAACAAACCTAGAGATGGTAGTCTTTGATGAAGCGGACCAGATGTTTGATATGGGATTTTTTCCGGTCATAAGGCGCATTAAGGAGTTTCTCCCGACACAGCGACAGACCCTCTTATTCACAGCAACGATGCCAAAGGAGATTAAGAGTCTGGCAGAAGAGATCGTTACGAATGCAAAGACAATAAAAATTGGAAAAACTGGATTATCAAAGACAGTCTCGCACAACATGTACTCTGTGGCGGATAGTCAAAAGAGGGAATTGCTTCTCGAGCTTATCAAAGATTCTTCTGTCGGGAGTGCAATCGTATTTACACGAACGAAAAGAAGGGCAAAGGCGATAGATGATCTTATGAGTAGTTCCGGAGTTGCTGTTACCTCTCTTCAGGGAAATCTCTCGCAAGCCAAAAGGCAAAGAGCTATTGATGGCTTTCGCTCTGGAAAATTCAAAGTCCTGATCGCAACAGATATCGCTGCTCGAGGGATAGATATATCTCAGGTATCACATGTAATTAATTTCGACATGCCAGATACTGTAGAAGCCTATACGCATCGCACGGGTAGAACTGGTCGGGCAGAAAGGCTGGGTGATGCTATTTCATTCGTAACCTCCGGGGACAGACGAATGTTGAAAAGGATTCAAGGCAATCTGCGAATTTCAATGAAAGAAATTCAAATGCCAGTAAGTATTCAGGGGGCAAAAAAGCGAAAGCCAAATTCTGCATCAGGGAGAGCAAGTCACCTTCCATCGAGTGGACGCAGTGCTCAGAGGCGCCCAAGTGCTTCAAGCAAAAGGCGCCCGCAGAGCGCTCGAAGAAGAAATGTAAAGGGTGGAGCTGGTCGCCGCCGAGCTTCATAG
- a CDS encoding ACT domain-containing protein, whose product MRNTGLSLREVPGEFSVCRLDCSEEIPLWATKGSFFTISRTADELSIVCDSRFVPSGVKAEHGWRCLKVAGPLDFSLTGILASLVSPLGEKEISIFALSTFDTDYLLIGKDTFSRAKEILVASGHTIVG is encoded by the coding sequence ATGAGGAATACAGGTCTCAGTCTTCGAGAGGTTCCCGGTGAATTTTCGGTTTGTCGGCTAGACTGTTCCGAGGAGATCCCCTTGTGGGCGACGAAAGGAAGTTTTTTCACGATTTCTCGAACTGCTGATGAGTTATCGATTGTATGTGACTCAAGATTTGTTCCGTCAGGCGTGAAGGCAGAGCATGGCTGGAGGTGCTTGAAAGTTGCTGGCCCGCTGGACTTTAGTCTAACGGGCATCTTGGCCTCACTCGTTTCGCCCCTCGGCGAAAAGGAAATATCGATTTTTGCTCTTTCCACCTTTGATACGGACTATTTGCTGATCGGAAAAGATACCTTTTCAAGGGCGAAAGAGATTTTAGTGGCAAGTGGCCATACGATAGTCGGATAG
- a CDS encoding mechanosensitive ion channel family protein, protein MPDDFYVRLFMTGPLQSIAQSLHANFQEPYLYLPAIVIGSGVAGLITRWIFTRLIMQLAGKTHGQLDDKLVAILRGPITWTVVLLGIGYALSISPLSALITTFSIRILKTIGFLIWTTASLRLVAVFIDLLESQRERYAFVQPQTKPLMSMLSKALVIFLGLYFLSLVWNINVTAWLASAGILGIAVGFAAKDTLANFFSGIFIIADGPYKLGDYIVLESSNLRGRVTSIGIRSTRILTRDDVEVIVPNAIIGNSTVVNESGGPYEKFRVRLDFGVAYGSDIDKVQEIVLSEAEKDTLVVAHPEPRTRFRALGNSSLDFQLLFWVETPELRGMAIHSLLSRIYKAFNEQGIEIPFPQRVVHMRNGL, encoded by the coding sequence ATGCCAGATGACTTCTACGTGAGATTATTTATGACTGGTCCCCTACAATCTATCGCCCAATCTCTCCATGCAAACTTTCAGGAACCCTATCTGTATCTTCCAGCAATTGTTATCGGCTCTGGAGTTGCTGGGCTCATTACTCGCTGGATTTTCACAAGACTCATCATGCAGCTAGCAGGGAAAACCCATGGACAACTTGATGATAAGCTCGTTGCTATTTTAAGAGGCCCCATCACGTGGACCGTAGTGCTTTTAGGTATCGGATACGCGCTTAGTATTAGCCCCCTTTCAGCACTTATAACGACCTTCTCGATTCGAATCCTCAAAACAATTGGATTCCTTATTTGGACAACGGCTAGTTTGCGGCTGGTTGCAGTGTTTATTGATCTGCTTGAAAGCCAAAGGGAGCGCTATGCATTTGTTCAACCCCAGACGAAACCGCTCATGTCGATGCTTTCAAAGGCGCTCGTTATTTTTCTTGGACTCTATTTCTTATCACTCGTGTGGAATATTAATGTTACGGCATGGCTGGCGTCTGCAGGTATTTTAGGAATCGCAGTTGGTTTTGCCGCAAAAGACACATTAGCAAACTTTTTTTCTGGCATATTCATTATCGCTGATGGGCCGTATAAATTAGGTGATTACATAGTACTTGAGTCGAGCAACCTCAGAGGACGGGTCACGAGCATTGGGATTCGTAGCACAAGAATTCTTACGCGTGATGATGTGGAGGTGATCGTTCCCAACGCCATCATTGGGAATTCGACCGTAGTGAATGAAAGCGGCGGGCCGTATGAAAAGTTTCGTGTTCGACTTGACTTCGGTGTTGCATACGGAAGTGATATCGACAAGGTCCAAGAGATTGTTCTCTCAGAGGCAGAGAAAGATACGCTTGTTGTTGCTCATCCCGAACCACGTACTCGATTTCGAGCCCTTGGGAACTCCTCTCTCGATTTTCAGCTCCTTTTCTGGGTTGAGACCCCGGAGCTTCGAGGCATGGCAATACATAGTCTACTTTCGAGAATATATAAGGCATTCAACGAACAAGGAATTGAGATCCCCTTCCCGCAAAGAGTGGTTCATATGCGAAATGGACTATGA
- a CDS encoding carboxypeptidase regulatory-like domain-containing protein: MMINLKSTFRTIGYLFCIISMGSFQTFAQSSSTVTATVRDLSGTLLSNISIQFTIGEESETKATGPDGVAVFSTVRTGSYAINAESPGYTIASATGNLSAGSTALHEMTGTEIPMTLSGTVKTASGAPVSSPILLFNGSQTVTIDAEYGTFSIPVTFGTHYELTIDDAEWLFTNPRTQGFIHGDTRLQYIAIPK, encoded by the coding sequence ATGATGATCAATCTAAAAAGCACGTTTAGAACTATCGGCTATCTTTTTTGTATCATTTCTATGGGGAGCTTCCAGACTTTCGCTCAATCATCCTCAACAGTAACAGCTACCGTCAGAGATCTTTCGGGGACGCTTTTATCGAATATCTCTATTCAATTCACAATTGGTGAAGAAAGCGAAACGAAGGCGACTGGGCCTGATGGGGTTGCTGTATTTTCGACAGTGCGCACTGGCTCATACGCCATAAATGCTGAAAGCCCTGGTTACACGATAGCCTCGGCCACTGGCAATCTCTCGGCTGGCTCCACGGCTCTTCATGAAATGACAGGAACGGAAATCCCAATGACACTATCTGGAACGGTGAAAACTGCGTCTGGAGCTCCTGTTTCAAGTCCCATATTACTTTTCAATGGCTCACAGACTGTCACAATCGATGCTGAATACGGGACGTTCTCAATCCCCGTCACCTTTGGCACGCACTATGAGCTCACGATAGATGATGCTGAGTGGCTATTTACCAACCCTCGCACTCAGGGGTTTATTCATGGAGACACTCGCCTCCAATACATAGCAATACCGAAATGA